Below is a window of Chionomys nivalis chromosome 19, mChiNiv1.1, whole genome shotgun sequence DNA.
TAAGAATCCTGCGAAAATGCTACCAATATCAAGGTATTTAAGGTTAAGTAAGAGGATTATTTTCATTCATACTAAATAAAGGCAAAATTGGAGTTTTTAAGgtagcaaaacaaaaaattatctaCTGCACGCAGCTGTTAGGGAAGTAGACATAGAGAGGCCGTTATACCCGTGCCCGTGCAGCATCTGGAAAACTCCAAGAACAGTTATAAAATGATGGGAACAAAGGCAAGATTACAAGAGATTGGTATTATGAAAACAGTATGGTTATCCGGATAACTATGACTTAGTATCCAGTATCAACATGTTATGCAAAAGTTATTTGAAACGCACAAGACATAGGATCGGTCATACGTTCTTTTAATTACGAGAGgggaaagcaaaacagaaccaCCACGCAAAACGGTAAAACTGCCAAGTTTTGGAAAAGCCAGGAAAGCCGACTTCCCGGTTAGCAGCCGGGACGAGTACACAATTGCACAAAACTAGGCGGATGACAAGGCCTGCTCACAAAAACCGTTACAAGGTGACAGCCATCAGTCATCATCCCGGATTTAattaagacccccccccccccttcggCCAGGACCAGGAAGCCTGGCGAATCTAACTTCCCCCACAACCATAGTCGCTCGCCAGAGCTCCTCAGCCCTCGCCCTGGGGCAGCAGGGAGCCCACTGTCCACGGCACGCGGGAGTCACAATCCCGCTGGCCCCGAGGAGATCGGGCGGGGCGGGGACTCAGGGCAGTGCCGCCGGGACCGGGGAACACAAGGGCGCGGGGCTCACCAGCTGCCGCACCTCGTCGAAAGCGGCCATAGCCCTGGTGAGACGTCACGAAACGGTGGTCTCAGGCCGGACCCAAACGCACGTCCCGGGCGGCTGCGGAGAGAGGACCCGCTGGGCGTAACCGGCGGGGCGCGGGGCGGGGCGAGCCAGGCGACCCGCAGCCGTTAATGGGCGGGGCGGCCGCTGCCGAGAGGCGGCTGGGGCGGGGCCAAAGCCGGCGGGGGTGGGGACTCGCCCATGACTGTCAGGAGTTTTCCCGCGCTCCGGGCGAGGCTCTCCCGGGCGTGCTCCCTCGGGATGGTTTAGGCGAAAAAGCCACCGGGCGGGGGAAGAGGGTGACCAGAAATATGGCACTTGGAGAAAACGCTAGGCGCCTCGACGCCCCGCCACAGGCGGAACCAGCGATTGCCGGCCCGCGCGAAGCCCGGAAGTGGGCGTGGCCCGGGGGCCGCAGACTGGCGCAGAGATTGCGGCCCAAACGGAAGTGGGCGTGGTGGGGCGTGTCTACTGGGACACAGCCCCAGTAAGGCGGTGTCAGCGCTCGCGGGACGGGTTCTAAAGCTGGCGTCGCGTGCACCTAGTCGCTCTCTCTCTCCCGGTTCTCCAGACGTGCGGCTATGCTGTCGGGCTGAACCGTCCCGGGGCCGAGGAGCTGAGCTGCGGGATGGAGCCGAGTTCTGAGGCGATCGTGCGCTTTCTCACTGAGCGCGGGGGCCGGGCCCGACACTCAGAATTGGTGCAACACTTCAGGGACGCCCTGGGCGGCCCCCGGGAGCAGCGCACCCGCGCCCGCGAACACTTCAAGGATCTGGTCAACGCGGTGGCCACCGTGCGCACCGATCCCGCGGATGGGACCAAGTACGTGCATCTCAAGAAGAGGTTCTGTGCAGGGGGGTCCCCTCCGCTTGAGGCCTCACTCCCCCGGGATCCACCGCGTATCGAGGTGACTGAGGAGCCTGAAGTCCCGGACTTTCCAGCCAAGCCATGCGAGGGCAGCCAGCTCCAGGAGGGGACAGATCCACAGTTGTCTCTCGGCCCGGGGAGCGAACTCAGCGACCAGGAGCCTCCGATCCCTGCTCAAAGTGGGGCCCCGTCTAAGGACTTGCCACAGGAGGTCCAGACCGTGTCCTGGGCGTCAGTCCCCGGGCCTGGCGAGAACCTGAAACTCCCTGCACACAGCGGTGAGGAAGCTGAAGGGGGCAGTTCTCTTAGTGGGCCAAATACGCCGAGGTCGGCCCGTCAGAACTTTCGGGACCTGGTGATGGGCAGCTCCCCTCAACTCAAGAGGAGCGTGTGTCCCGGGGATGGTAACTCCGTaggaggtcgcagcagaggaggggGCGACTCCGATAGCGCATCCTTGGCTTCGTCATCCGCCGAAGAGGAGAGCAGCGGTGGGGGCTCGGTGacgctggatcctctggagcacGCCTGGATGCTCTCGGCTTCGGAGGGCAAGTGGGACAGCCTAGAAGGGCTGCTCACTTGTGAGCCTGGCCTGCTGTCGAAGCGAGACTTCATCACCGGTTTCACCTGTCTCCACTGGGCCGCCAAGCACGGCAGGCAGGAGCTCCTGGCCATGTTGGTCAACTTTGCCAGCAAACACCAGCTGCCAGTGAACATCAATGCCAGGTCGAGCGGAGGCTACACGGCCCTGCATTTGGCAGCCATGCACGGGCACGTAGAGGTGGTGAAGTTACTCGTGGGGGCCTACGACGCAGATGTGGACATCAGGGACTACAGCGGGAGAAAGGCCTCTCAATACCTGAGTGAGAGCATCGCAGAGGAGATCAAGAACCTGGTAGGCGTCATGGACGAAGATGATGGGGACAGTGCCACCGGCCGCGGGAGTGGGCGCTGGAGACTTTCAAAGGTGCTCCCGTCACACCTCATCACTTACAAACTCTCCCAGGGCGTGGAAGATGGCACcgaacatcatcaccaccaccaccaccaccaccacgtcGCCGAGGTCGGGAGCAAGGCGAAAGATTCAGGTCGCAAAGCCTTGGGCAGCTCCAGCGGACGGTTAAAACCACGGCTCAACAAAATCCGATTCCGAACCCAGATCATTCACACCACTCCCTCATTCAAGGACACCGAGCAACCACTGGAGGAGGgcgaagaggaggaagaggaaaggtccCTTAAGGGCCACTCATCTTCCTTCAAACTGAGACCGAAGTCCAATGTATTTgggtaaaaaaacaaaataattcctGCTAGAAATGCTAAGGTTTAGTTTTCTTCCAGATAGACTAATACTGGCAGTGGATAAGAAAGTGGAACCCGAAAAGACAGCATAAATTAGCATTGTAACTTGCAGACTTGGGGTGGATCTGTAGTAATCCTTCCCTGATCGCATTTTGGGGCAAGAGAACTTCTGGAATGATTCATGATGCAATGATTTGtgcctcttcccccaccccacccttgtAACCAGGAACGTGTGAGAACTGGGACTGATTGATGACTAAGAGCCCCTTGGCTGTCACCATTACTAGACACCATGCACAGTAAGGACTATCAAGTATGTTTTCCTGAGTGACTCGTAGGACGTCAGAAAAGGCAAACTGTGTGTGAACCTGGTCATGGTTGTAAGTGAACAAACCTGCAGGCTGCCCTGGTTTTCTGCCGTTCGCACTTGCTCCTTACGGTGCTAGCAAAGGTCCAGGTCAGAGTGGAAATGTGAAATACAAATGAGAACTATGTGACTCGAGATGGGAAACTTGTAAGTAGcagttcccatttttttttttttgaaacaagcaATTTCAGTTTTAATCACTGAACTGAAGAAATAAGCAGCATTTGCTTTTGAGTTACTGTAATCTGGTTTGTGCCTATATAGGATTGTGCCTATATAACACTATTCAGTATACGGTACATTATTAATCTCATTTTTTTACATAAATAGAAGAACACTTAACAGCCTAtggtacttttttttaatgtgtgtcttAATTATCACTaatttgttttgcttctctgaaaTTCTAACCGTTCTGAGGTTTGTACTCTATGGTTTCTTTTTGATGAAGCTTACAATACTTAGACTGATTTACTTATTACTTAACAAGCCTTTTCTTGTTTAGAAAATATCAGAAATCAGCGTAAGTATTAATAGCCTATGCTTCTGTGAAGTAGTTATTAAATCAACTTAATACGGTTCTCATATAAGagacatttaattttattaatacattCATAATCTCTATGCTTTGTAGCAATATTTTGCAAATGTTCAAATTCTTTCActtgatttctttgtatctaCTCAAAGAGGTATGGTGTAATTACTGAAAAGCTAAATAGTTTGCCCATTTAAAAATGGGCAAGTTTAGTATActttataaaaggaagaagaaatggaacCATTTCTGTATTTCAGTGCTGCTAGCTATTACATTtccttataaatgaaaaaaatgctaCTCCTTAAAGTTAAACACTTTTATAACTGTGATCCTTAATTACATTCCATTCATTTGTGTTAGAGTAAATggctttataattattttaaaatttaactcgCAAACGTATTAAATCTCGTAACAGGATTAGAAATTTCTGTAGGAGACTGATTTGGCGGTCCTTCTCTCTTAGTCTTTCTGGTCTAATTGCTGAGATATAAGTTgttacagcctacagaatagaagGAGTGAGCAGCCAAGCCCACAGAGTGAAGGAGACAACGCAGTTGTACAGAGCTGCAACATTTTGTTATTAACTAACTTTTCAAAGTCATAAAAATTCCTAACAGGTTTGTCACCTCTCTCTCAAGATAGCAGTTAAAGCTGCTTAAATATGAGTTGAAGATGCTCACATGAAATGCATAAGTTGTGGCTAAAGAGACGGAAGCTCAGTGGGTATGAGCACGTGTCCCGCAAGCATAAGGACAtgtgtttggatccccagcacccatattaaaGGCTAGGTATAGGGTTGCGGGTGCCTGTAAGCCAGCATGGGGAggtgagacaggcagatcctgagagCCCAGGGGCCAGCCAGCTTACCTGAAACAGTGACTTCTGGTTTAGGGAAAcaatgtctcaagaaaataaggaAGGCATAGAGGAAGTCTCCTGACATTCCACTCTGGCCTCAGAATAAGCACACATGGGTGCTCCCAAACACTCTTGTgcctacactacacacacataagtTGTTATCCACTTATGTGCCTTTATCTTTGTTTTAGGATTTAAGAAGTAGATCTATACATTGATAAGCACTTTCTGTATATATGAGTGAAAAGTCAGTGTAAAAAGCAGTCACGTGTTCATGTATATACATTCACTGTATCTAGTGCAGAATAAGCTGACAATTCCCATCGTGGACTTTTAATTTCCATATAAGGCAGCTATACAAGTAGATGTTTCAGAACTACATGAAGGTTCTATTGAACAGTCATTATTAATCCCTCCACATGTGTTAACTTTATTTTCACACTAAAAGTTTAAAGCTATAAAGCATTTAAATTTCCTGGAGTCATTCCTAGGCTGGCCAGaaagctcagcagataaaagtgGTTGTCTTgcaagcttgaagacctgagtttgacccttgAATccacaatggaaggagagaactcaatactgaaaattgtcctccaacctccagTTGTGTGTCATGGCAATATACATTTCCGTACTCACGTAACtgttatatacacaaacacaaaataaatttaaactttaCAAACACCAAACAGAGGGAACTCCTAGCATTCCTTGTCATGATGTACTTTGTACAGTAACATTTTAAGCTACTTAACTTCATTCCTCTTACTTTTTAATTTCCAaatcaaaagtagaaaaaaatgatttgtaTAATTTGATAATTATCATGAAATTGTATTTCCCAATAGTTGCAATATATTGAAATACAGGCATCTATGAACCAGAGACTGTACTTTAAAAACGAGTTTGTTCTTGTGTCTTCCAGGTACGCTTGTAACTATGACTGTCGTTTTGCTTTTATAGTATAGAAAATGCAGGTAATGTGGCACTGGTTCGTTCACACCTGAGATACTGTAACGTGatgttttgtcttttgctttttaagtAGATCAAAGCTTGTGAGTTTCAGAATCTGTAAGTTTtgtcaaaataaaatgttcatagTAGAGATCGAACTGTCTAAGTTTCTGTAGTCCTTTAGCTACTTTGCGTGTGCAGTGTTTTATGGTTTGCAAAATACTTTTCAacgttttaatttaaaaaaatagctttaaaaagttTTCCTACTTGCTAAGGATATGGGCTACAGCATCCCTAATTATAGGTAGAAAATGAAGGTTCAGGACCTTGAGTGTCTTCCTTTCCGAAACTGTCTTTCCTATACATGAcattgtcagatttttttttttgaaaagttgctGTAGTTTGGCAGTAGTGATGTATGAGTCTCTTTGAACGAAGAACAGGACCTCTACCTCCACCTCtaccttttaaaaaggaaaacttagAGGTTTGAGAAATGGCTCTGTCAGTACGGCGCATGTTTCGGCATTGCAATCCCTCACAGGCACCACAGGCACCACAGGCACGCCCAACTGCTTGTCTCCCGGGTGGAGCTAGAGCCTGTCAAGTTAATCAGTGTCAAAGATCACGAGGTGAATCTCAAAATTAAATACTCTGGTAATTTCCTGAAAACCAGCGTTCTTTTAAATTATGCCAGTTGTAGAAAGATGTATGAAACTGAGatcatgctgggcggtggtggcgcacgcctttaatcccagcattcgagaggcagaggcaggcggatctctgtgagttcgaggccagcctggtctacaagagctagttccaggacaggctccaaagctacagagaaaccctgtcttgaaaaaaaaacaaaacaaaaaaaagaaagaaaagaaagaaagagagagagagaaagaaagaaaagaaaggaaagaaagaaaaaagctataCTCAGAAAAATGTTTCATGTTTTCATTCATGCAGAATCTAGATTGTTGTGTATCCATTCagttatgtgtgtatacacacgcgcacacacacttgAAGAAAGTAGAAGGGAAATTATTAGGAGAAATGGGGCtaagaaaagaagaggggaacGAGGGAGGGTCATGGGTGAATATAAGCAGAGTAGACATTACACATGTAAAAATGTCATAGGGCATCTGTTATTTAGTGTGTTCAATAAAAGCATGAAAAGGGGTCTGAGAGCTGATGTAGCAGTtaacagtgcttgctgctcttccagaggacgcctTAAGTTCCCAACACATCTGGCAGCCCCCAGCTATCCATAACTCCAGCTACCAGGGAATCCGCCACCCCATACTGgtacacacatgtccacatacacacacatatgtgcccataaattttttttaaaggattggAAACCCTTTTTAAACACCACCAAACGTGACAGGTCAAACCTTTATAAGATACCTAATATTTGGAGGATATTCCCATGAGGATAATTTTGAGGACAATTCCACATGAACTTGTTTCTCAAGGTACAGTGGTAGGATTGTTTATACGTCATTTCCTCTTTCATGTCACCGTGGTACATTTTTCCCTTGATCATCTTTTTAAATGCCAATTTCATCTCGAGAAGGGGCTTTTCTCTTCTGTTAATGAGTTTCCTACTTTGTCACTTGAATGTATCGTTGAAGGATGTGCGGCTAAGGGCCTCACCCTAGCTTAGCGCCTTTTGTGTTGAGGTGCTGTGGAAGCGGGTCCTTACACGGAAGCCTTTATAACAGGCATGCCAAGTGAGTCAAAGGTATTTTTCATGCAATACAACCCTTACGTGCCAGCCCGCCGCCTCATCCCTTACTCACCCAAAAGAGCATCTATTCCAACCCTGCAGGTAAAATCAGCTTTACTAAGATTTTTCAATTTGAGCAATTTAGAAGATTCAGTGGCTAAGGAAATTGTGCCTTGTAGGATGACTCAGCTGCATACTCTTGGCACAGTATGCTAGCTAGCCTTTTTATTATTCTAAGTACAGTAGACTGTCAGATAGCTACTGATTCTGTGGAATGACTGCTCCCCCAAAAATGGGGTAGGGAAATAAAGTTTAGTGTCTCATAGAGAACTTTGTTTGGGGAAGaaggcatttttttattttttttccacaatatatatatgaactatgtatatgaatataatgTGTGTCTTTGACTACATTGCTCCTCATAGAGAAATTTTTAATAGTCGTTTTAGACATGGCAATGGGCTACCTCATAACACAGAACACTCACGTCTTTGAAAGTAACAAGCCAGggcttagagagatggctcagtagttaagagcccttgctgctcttccaggggacccagcttcaattcccagcacccacatggactcacaaccacctgtaacttagTTCTGGGAGattctgtgccctcttctgacctccgtgggtaccagtcacacatacatacatgtaagcaaacactcatacacatgaaaataagcaaatctttacaaaaagaaaagaaaagaagccagagcCTTGAAAggtaaaaattaatcattttagttatttgtttgattttggtttttccagacaggttttctctgtgtaacaatcctggctgtcctggacctcactttgtagaccaggctggccgccaactcccagagatctagcTCCCTCTGcacccgagtgctagaattaaaggtgtgcaccactattacCTGGccaaatttatcattttaaagcaagcttttcttggcttttttattttttggtcaaGAAACAATAAGCCATCCTGACCCAAGCTTTAACCAAAGGTAGCCTGATACAGAATGACACTAACCAGCTCTTCACTAACCAGCTCTTCACAAACCGCGAAGATGAAACATATAAGTTCGAAGATGAAACATATAAGTTCGTTTGTTGTTTTTAACCCAACTTGGATGTCGTTGTAATCAAAACCTGGAAGTCCTCATCAGAGTGTCTTTCTCGGAGCTTCAAATGCAGCTCAATAAAAGCATGCCCAGCATGCTAAAGGTTTGATCCCTAGTGTGGAGAAAACGCCACCACTACAACAACAGAAACCTTTTCGGGGTCTCTTAGCTTGCAATTTAGTAAGTAGAGCTAAGCATTCTTGACAATGGTCTGGAAATTTCCCGTACTGGTTACTGTGATCTAGTTTGCCtctgagaggggaaaaaaaattcccCAGTGATGTGCCCAGCCTCCTGAAGTTAACAGGAGTTCACACCAAAGAACTGCACAACTGAGAaactaaaaacacaaacacaaaaagaatgcGCAATATTTTATGAATAGTTATGATTTTGTATTAGGTCACATTATTGGTGGCTCTACCTTCCCACATATATGCAACttctacacatgtgtatatatatttttcaattcTCTAGCTagagtgcacatgtatgtataataCATTTGAAAGTTTTATGGACGTTATATGATTACTTGTAAAAGCAAAGCCTTTGTAGCTGAGAATGTAGCCACTCATCCTCAGGAATCCAGAGCCACACACCTCTGCTCTGACTCATGCATCCTGGGAGGCAATATACCACTGCTTTAATCTTTCCTGGGTCAGACACTGGGCAGCCAAGGATAACTCCACAGCTAAAGTCAGCAGCCTTATTTACAGACGCTTTTCTTATCTGTCTACATGTTTTAAATGAAGCCTCAGCAACAGTTCTCCCAttgattaattttctttaatatcttCTAAATGACTGATTCATGGGGGGGGGTGGTGGTATAAGATTCCCGGAACTGTTAGAGGGGCACAGATTTAAATGGGAAGGTAGTTGCATTGCAAAActtattctttgtaaaaatccCCTGGTTCTTCTGACCCTATGCACCATGGCTTTGGGGAGAAGGAATGAGTACAGTTAACATAGCTATCCTGGCAGGGATGAAGGTATTACAAAGAGATACTTGTATCCCTCCATTTGGCTCTTAAGACTGTTGGAACAACAACCTCAAGAAATTGAAATTCCCTTAAGAATCATATGCCAGGTGAAGGAAAAGGGTGGAATTTGGTACCAGAGGCAGAGGGGGAGTTTGTCTTTGACTTCATAAGGTGCTGACCTGGCAGACCACCTGACAGAAGAATCCAGAACTCTTGACAATAACACCCAGGGCCACACCCATGGAAAGCACTGCTTAGCTGTGCACAGCTCTTGCTGTCTACTTAAACTTCATGTCGAGATCCTGAAGATGGAGTACAGATGGTCACTGGACTTCTTTATTAATTCGTCTTTTCAATGTAGCCACTGAACAAATCTCCTTTCTCGCTCGCTTCTTTGTAGTAGGCCTGTTGAGACTGGGCAGCAAGCTGTTGGGGCTGCTGGAGACCAGGCTGTAGTTCTAACCACTCCAGTAACACTTGTTCAACATGAACCGTGACGCTCAGAACAAGACCTTGTAAACCACAACAGCCAgaccaaaaccaaagaaacaaaaggaagttTGAGAACTTGGAGCCCTGAATCCACGTTCCTTCCTTGTCATCAGAAGCATCATCTTCCACGTTGGTGAGGTCATTCACCGTTACTGCCGGTGGACTTTACCTGAGCAATTGATTGCCCTATGAGGAAATATCCAGGATTTGTCATCTTCTCGGCTCACTACTTTCAAACTTTGAATCAGAGCCGTGCAATCAAGGTCTCTTTCTAGAGGAGAAGCTACTACACTGGCTAAACGAATATCCAGAGGAacctaaaaggaaataaaatactgGAATTGACTATATCTGTTGCTATGGATACTAATGTCCGAGATTTGGATGTAACTTGCTGCCTTGAAGAGCTGCGTGTTGCTACACTGATTGTTTGGGTGACTGAAACCTGAGTCCAGCATACTTAGCAAATTTGGCTGTCAAAATGTCCCTGATATAACTGAAAGGGAGGAATCCAAAAGATTTAATATGAGAAAGGTGGAAGGAATTTATCTTTTGTGTTTCTCCTGCCTGTCACCTGACTGGATCTTCCAGCTGTGCCGCGCCTGCACTGCCTGGAACCAAAACCGAGCGAAGGATGTCAGGATTGAACACGCATACACCTCTCTAGTTGCTGGTAaaagaagccctttattgaacAGCACCACGGAGGTTTTTATACCTAACAcggtcaggtgggccaacaggtgaagaCTTCATCACCTGATCCTCAATCAAGGCCAGGGCAATACATGCTTAGGAAGCAGggttggtaaacaactttgacacagctttcagaagCTCAAATCAGAAGGGCAAGAAAAGGTCACTAGCGggggagagcagctggaggccaggactccaaaggGTCCCAGCGCAGGAGGACCTAGAGATACCCTCGACAGAGGCCGTGGGAAGAAATAATGTCGGGAGTGGGAAGGTCCAGTAGCCTTGAAAAGCACTGTGCAAAAGACAATGGAACACTGTCCTCAAAGTACACTCTCTGATTCGGCAAGAAATCCTGAGTCATGGAGTTCACCCGTCAATGCTTGTCGAGAAGACAAGGTGGGTGCAATTACTGTGATAGTCAAAGAATAAAGACCATGCCGGTATGAATGCATGGATCACAGTTACCTTTGCAATAAAGCCAATGGCAGCCCCTCCCCCCCGTGCACAATTTAACCTGTGTCCACAGGAAAGGGGTAggcccagactcagaaagataatgGCCACGCTGTTACTTTCAGTCTCCAGTCATTGCCAGTTCATAGCGGCAACAACTGCCCCGGTAACAATGGCGACCGATGTCTTTAGGAAAGCAATCACCTGTCTGCGCTGTCAGAAATGCAGTAATTTATAATTCTCTGCCCAAGCCATCTTTTAAGGGGCCTGAGGTTGTGTAGGGGGAAAGGTAAACACTGGAATTTGAAGGTCTAATGCAAATTCCAGAAAGTCAGACAGTTCTCATCTACAGAtcaaagcagatgcagagaactcTCTGTGGGTTGCAGAGACAACTTTGGTCAGGGTGTTTAGGATGAACTTTCCCACCTAATCAGCTGGACTGAGCAGGATAAATTAGTTTGCAAAGTCACTTTCACCCTTGAAGTCTGCCCCATCTGTGCCCCAGGATGGAGCGACTGTCCCACAGATCTCTTTTGTGGTACATGGTGTCCAGTTAAGGCCTGGAACTTTTTCAATACAGAGGGAAGTTTTGAATCCTGCTCAGAATAGGAAAATGGTTCcggtgtttttaaaagaaaagaagggccGCAGGTCTGATGGTAAGAGGGCCATAAAGTCTTGCCAGCC
It encodes the following:
- the Sowahc gene encoding ankyrin repeat domain-containing protein SOWAHC yields the protein MEPSSEAIVRFLTERGGRARHSELVQHFRDALGGPREQRTRAREHFKDLVNAVATVRTDPADGTKYVHLKKRFCAGGSPPLEASLPRDPPRIEVTEEPEVPDFPAKPCEGSQLQEGTDPQLSLGPGSELSDQEPPIPAQSGAPSKDLPQEVQTVSWASVPGPGENLKLPAHSGEEAEGGSSLSGPNTPRSARQNFRDLVMGSSPQLKRSVCPGDGNSVGGRSRGGGDSDSASLASSSAEEESSGGGSVTLDPLEHAWMLSASEGKWDSLEGLLTCEPGLLSKRDFITGFTCLHWAAKHGRQELLAMLVNFASKHQLPVNINARSSGGYTALHLAAMHGHVEVVKLLVGAYDADVDIRDYSGRKASQYLSESIAEEIKNLVGVMDEDDGDSATGRGSGRWRLSKVLPSHLITYKLSQGVEDGTEHHHHHHHHHHVAEVGSKAKDSGRKALGSSSGRLKPRLNKIRFRTQIIHTTPSFKDTEQPLEEGEEEEEERSLKGHSSSFKLRPKSNVFG